A stretch of Candidatus Vicinibacter affinis DNA encodes these proteins:
- a CDS encoding gliding motility-associated C-terminal domain-containing protein has translation MNKILLSFVIGFFSIWSLELTAQCTPPSADECEDANVLCSLDEVNGYTCQNTTYSNPTGCSPLCPSGGGAHNTGWWAFVCDGGPVTITITFSNCSVNGTGVQMGIWGDCDCNESIVCNPNCNGAGSFTLSGNLTACKTYYLFVDGCSGDVCDFTLTTSGGSAPMLPPLGNIMGPRDVCKGACNIKYTINTGGACDPTYEWTLDGTEIGSGLGEVTLDFPDEGDFQLCVTAYIGNPQSGSICDQDGPKCITIRVRPIADKVGPPWTLCNERIPFNWHGEQISATGEYRHEFTDRATCCKFDSVRQFIVLEVPEPPDVYHLGCDNNDVYIDPTTRQVFSTCQNGKIVNLPKSTDPWRCDSTYKLTAIFLDYNVTFREYCIGGKLEIQPRVIDRTKTCGAAGLSTDISYKWFLKNDPAKKAIGNDEILTDVEKKDDYCVEIKVLANLGDKAIVCFYEFCEQFDEDQFKPKKVCPKGDLQVCKGKTGIYYIDTILPNDVYFLNWNVSGGTILTKNAFDTTVIEVLWNTNAPIGTVCFNFESNCGPSPECCIDVEIVPSPAPDAGPVISVCGLSTSFQGKKDVGGQWTKISGPGNVTYSDQFDDKSLVTVDQYGTYVFGYTETRLGCITTDSTTINFNDTPIKSPANYICNSNNKDYTFNFQISGGKSPYTVIKGNGTVSPLGVYNSGVILNLANDTVIIRDVNGCEFTFIHVYECKCTNNLGNLDKTQQILCEDGVVVINYDASGQILDPSPNKDTIIFFIYTDPNNPYSSRIRDISSLSIPYDPSFVYGQTYYVGVILGRTDNKGGIDQIKGCLRVDGGVPFAFYKIPSPNAGPDDAICGRVYDLGGFQSIPGSRIEWRLVQGPTPNSGVLFNNTLDPASQVSALGDFGTYVFELEENNNDICIQKDVVSITFNPSPEVRNVEPRCIAFGAPGSKDGKFIVEADLMSGRPPYTLITAKGSINGNKWVSDTLASLDTFSIQIQDANGCISQLTIDIYNCNCDPIDAGNLDSLLTRVCEDECVPIKNLIPESINTAEDVAIYILHKGSYNDPSTVLDTLYSINDIICFDKTKMLLGVETYYITRVVGEDLAPRDGVVDIKDPCKRISNNQPIIWEPYPLADAGLDKDICGLTFPLDANLTLGNGTWRQIGGNNAIFADPNAPSTTVTVPGYGTYNFEWAVFNYNCDAYDSVSVTFLDAPEFIDNTYTVECDNTAENYRVRITSRNGNRPSWNIQGEHSVNDPLAGNFEAGDRWLTDWIPQGNAFLLTIRDKNNCLVDSFQAVEICNCITDAGVLTLAPNNLCFDAAAQANYTVAPGVLDGNDIFRYVLYDGLPGNPRGGSIISFNDNGRFVFNPATMQLGKTYYIAVFVGNIDPTTGNVNFTDRCLDNTPGVPVAWFSYPVAAISGPTELNCKVTSITLNGAVSTSGSGDQLAFNWTTSNGQFVNPGQVTGSTVDINRPGTYNLEVVDPRAGCRHQTSFVVTQDIVKPNVDIKTPGVLTCDVKTLNLDGTGSSTGAIYQPTWSGPGNLIGGSTYSPTINAVGTYTLMVENLKNGCVDLKTINVTEDVALPVADISQKGNLTCSVNQIQLDASGSRANSGTIGSFTWVGSVLSGQGTNTVTVGKPGGTFIVTIKDSKNGCIDSDTIDVTEIGNPLADLLVDPVNPKCFGERNGTITVNQVLDVNNQPLGNLQFSFNGGPYTSSKSFNNLGQGSYKISVKDPNGCLLERTYNLIEPGKLGIEVIKSIVVDQGSLVRLDSLLLALRGGTSTNGAYKDTTWFNIDQQVDWESKLNYLADTTREFLITGIDQAGCEISDRVRVLVRIIKDVWWPTVISANGDNLNDHFNVYGKRVRNVRLLQIYDRWGSQVYSQTNLPDGNTNRSVGWSGDFKGKKALPGVYVFYAEIEYEGSTGFEKVKGEFTLLR, from the coding sequence ATGAATAAAATTTTACTCTCCTTTGTGATTGGATTTTTTTCCATCTGGAGTTTAGAACTTACTGCACAATGCACCCCGCCATCAGCGGATGAATGCGAAGACGCCAACGTTCTTTGTTCATTAGATGAGGTAAATGGGTACACCTGCCAGAATACAACTTATTCCAATCCTACCGGTTGTTCGCCACTCTGTCCATCAGGTGGGGGAGCTCATAATACCGGTTGGTGGGCATTTGTGTGCGATGGCGGACCAGTGACCATTACAATTACTTTTAGTAACTGTTCCGTAAATGGTACAGGTGTACAGATGGGTATTTGGGGGGATTGCGATTGTAATGAATCCATTGTATGTAATCCAAATTGTAATGGTGCTGGGTCATTTACTTTGTCTGGTAACCTTACTGCTTGTAAAACATATTATCTGTTTGTGGATGGATGTTCCGGAGACGTATGTGATTTTACCTTGACAACTTCAGGTGGTTCAGCCCCAATGTTGCCACCTTTAGGTAATATCATGGGCCCTCGCGATGTCTGTAAAGGTGCTTGCAATATTAAATACACCATCAATACGGGTGGAGCCTGCGATCCTACTTATGAATGGACCTTAGATGGAACAGAAATCGGAAGTGGATTGGGCGAAGTAACTTTGGACTTTCCGGATGAAGGTGATTTCCAGCTTTGCGTTACAGCCTACATCGGTAACCCACAATCAGGTTCAATTTGTGACCAGGATGGTCCGAAATGTATCACCATTCGCGTAAGACCAATTGCCGATAAGGTAGGTCCTCCTTGGACTTTGTGCAACGAACGAATACCATTTAATTGGCATGGTGAACAGATAAGCGCAACTGGTGAATACCGACATGAATTTACTGATCGGGCAACTTGCTGTAAGTTTGACTCCGTGCGCCAATTCATTGTGCTCGAAGTCCCGGAACCTCCGGATGTATACCATTTAGGTTGTGATAATAATGATGTCTATATTGACCCAACCACGAGACAGGTTTTTAGTACCTGCCAAAACGGAAAAATTGTCAACTTGCCAAAATCAACAGATCCATGGAGATGTGACAGTACCTACAAACTAACTGCTATATTTTTGGATTACAATGTCACTTTTAGAGAGTATTGTATTGGTGGTAAATTAGAAATTCAACCAAGAGTTATCGATCGTACCAAAACTTGTGGAGCCGCCGGCTTGTCTACAGATATAAGTTACAAATGGTTCTTAAAAAATGATCCAGCCAAAAAGGCAATCGGCAACGATGAAATTCTTACAGATGTAGAGAAAAAAGATGACTATTGTGTGGAAATAAAGGTATTGGCAAATCTTGGAGATAAGGCAATCGTTTGTTTTTATGAATTCTGTGAGCAGTTTGATGAAGATCAATTCAAGCCTAAAAAGGTATGTCCTAAAGGTGATTTGCAGGTTTGTAAGGGTAAAACGGGTATTTATTATATAGATACTATTTTGCCAAATGATGTTTATTTCCTAAACTGGAATGTGAGTGGAGGTACAATCCTTACAAAAAATGCTTTTGATACCACCGTTATTGAGGTATTGTGGAATACAAATGCGCCAATAGGAACTGTTTGTTTCAATTTTGAGTCCAATTGTGGTCCAAGCCCTGAGTGTTGCATTGATGTGGAAATAGTTCCTTCTCCTGCTCCTGATGCTGGGCCGGTAATTTCTGTTTGTGGTCTGTCCACGAGCTTCCAAGGTAAAAAAGATGTTGGAGGTCAATGGACTAAAATTTCAGGACCTGGCAATGTTACGTACAGTGATCAGTTTGATGATAAGTCTTTAGTTACGGTAGATCAATACGGAACTTATGTTTTTGGTTATACGGAAACACGCTTAGGTTGTATTACAACTGATTCTACCACCATTAACTTTAATGATACTCCTATCAAAAGTCCAGCAAATTATATCTGTAATTCCAATAACAAAGACTACACTTTTAATTTTCAAATTTCCGGAGGTAAGAGTCCATATACAGTTATAAAAGGAAATGGAACGGTAAGTCCTTTAGGTGTCTACAATTCAGGAGTCATCTTAAACTTGGCCAACGATACAGTTATAATCAGAGATGTGAATGGTTGTGAATTTACTTTCATTCATGTCTATGAGTGTAAATGCACCAACAATCTTGGTAATCTGGATAAGACCCAACAAATACTTTGCGAGGATGGTGTCGTGGTCATAAACTATGATGCATCCGGTCAGATCCTGGATCCAAGTCCGAATAAAGACACTATTATATTCTTTATTTACACGGATCCGAATAATCCTTATAGTTCAAGAATTAGAGACATCAGTTCACTTTCTATACCTTATGATCCAAGTTTCGTTTATGGACAAACTTATTATGTAGGAGTTATTTTGGGACGTACAGACAACAAAGGTGGAATTGATCAAATTAAAGGTTGCCTGAGAGTAGATGGTGGCGTTCCATTTGCCTTCTACAAAATCCCTTCACCAAACGCAGGTCCGGATGATGCAATTTGTGGACGGGTATATGATCTAGGTGGTTTCCAATCGATCCCGGGATCTCGAATTGAATGGAGATTGGTACAGGGACCTACTCCAAATTCAGGTGTATTGTTCAACAACACACTTGATCCTGCCAGTCAGGTAAGTGCTTTGGGTGATTTCGGAACCTATGTTTTTGAATTGGAAGAAAACAACAATGATATATGCATCCAGAAGGATGTGGTAAGCATCACATTTAATCCTTCTCCGGAAGTAAGAAATGTGGAACCAAGGTGTATTGCTTTTGGCGCACCTGGTTCTAAAGATGGAAAATTCATTGTCGAAGCTGATTTGATGAGTGGAAGGCCGCCTTATACATTGATTACTGCCAAAGGTTCCATCAATGGTAACAAATGGGTTTCCGATACGCTTGCAAGTTTGGACACTTTCAGTATCCAAATTCAAGATGCGAATGGATGTATTTCTCAGTTGACCATTGATATTTATAATTGTAATTGTGACCCAATTGATGCTGGAAACCTTGACAGTTTGTTAACACGTGTTTGTGAAGATGAATGTGTTCCAATTAAGAATTTAATTCCAGAAAGCATTAATACCGCAGAAGATGTAGCCATTTATATTTTACATAAAGGTTCTTACAATGACCCTTCTACAGTGTTGGATACATTATATTCAATTAATGACATCATTTGTTTCGACAAAACCAAAATGTTATTGGGCGTAGAAACTTATTACATAACCAGGGTGGTTGGGGAAGACCTTGCACCAAGGGATGGAGTAGTTGACATAAAAGATCCTTGTAAGCGCATTTCTAATAACCAGCCAATCATTTGGGAACCATATCCTTTAGCTGATGCTGGATTAGATAAAGACATTTGCGGACTTACTTTTCCATTAGATGCCAATCTTACTTTAGGTAACGGAACCTGGCGTCAAATAGGTGGAAATAATGCAATATTTGCGGATCCTAATGCACCTTCTACCACTGTTACAGTGCCTGGTTATGGAACCTACAACTTTGAATGGGCAGTCTTCAATTATAATTGTGACGCCTATGATTCTGTTTCTGTTACTTTCTTGGATGCTCCAGAATTTATTGACAATACCTATACAGTAGAGTGTGACAATACAGCAGAAAACTATCGGGTAAGGATAACATCAAGAAATGGTAACAGACCTAGCTGGAATATTCAAGGGGAGCATTCTGTTAATGATCCTTTGGCAGGTAACTTTGAAGCCGGAGATCGTTGGTTGACTGACTGGATCCCTCAAGGGAATGCATTCCTATTGACCATTCGTGATAAAAATAATTGTTTGGTAGATTCATTCCAGGCTGTTGAGATTTGTAATTGCATCACAGATGCAGGAGTTTTAACTTTGGCTCCAAACAATCTTTGTTTTGATGCAGCTGCACAGGCCAACTATACAGTAGCGCCTGGGGTATTAGATGGAAATGATATTTTTAGATATGTACTTTATGACGGCCTTCCTGGTAATCCAAGAGGTGGCTCCATCATTAGTTTTAATGACAATGGTAGATTTGTTTTTAACCCTGCTACCATGCAACTTGGTAAGACGTATTACATAGCTGTATTTGTTGGAAATATTGATCCTACAACGGGTAATGTGAACTTTACTGATCGCTGTTTGGACAATACTCCAGGTGTTCCTGTAGCATGGTTCTCTTACCCGGTCGCAGCTATCAGCGGACCTACTGAGTTGAATTGTAAAGTCACTTCAATTACTTTAAATGGAGCAGTTTCTACCAGCGGTTCAGGTGATCAGTTGGCTTTTAACTGGACGACTTCAAATGGACAATTTGTAAATCCTGGTCAGGTTACAGGCTCAACAGTAGACATTAATAGACCTGGTACTTACAATCTGGAAGTAGTTGACCCTAGAGCTGGCTGCAGACATCAAACTAGTTTTGTAGTTACTCAGGACATTGTTAAACCTAATGTTGATATTAAAACTCCTGGAGTTTTAACCTGTGACGTTAAAACACTTAACCTTGATGGAACAGGTTCATCAACTGGGGCTATTTATCAGCCGACTTGGTCCGGTCCAGGAAATCTTATTGGCGGAAGTACCTATTCTCCGACTATAAATGCTGTTGGAACGTACACTTTGATGGTTGAAAATCTGAAAAATGGTTGCGTGGATCTCAAAACGATTAATGTAACGGAAGATGTAGCTCTGCCTGTTGCTGATATCAGTCAAAAAGGAAATCTGACTTGTTCTGTTAACCAAATCCAATTGGATGCTTCCGGCTCGCGGGCTAATTCAGGAACCATAGGTTCATTTACCTGGGTAGGTAGCGTTCTTTCTGGACAAGGAACCAATACGGTAACAGTTGGTAAGCCAGGTGGAACATTTATAGTAACGATAAAAGACAGTAAAAACGGTTGTATCGATTCAGATACAATAGATGTAACTGAAATTGGAAATCCATTAGCTGATTTACTGGTGGATCCGGTTAATCCAAAATGCTTTGGAGAGCGTAATGGTACCATTACCGTTAATCAAGTGTTAGACGTTAATAACCAACCTTTAGGTAATTTACAGTTTTCATTTAATGGTGGACCTTACACTTCCAGTAAGTCATTCAATAACTTGGGTCAGGGTTCTTATAAGATTTCTGTTAAAGATCCTAATGGATGCTTGTTGGAAAGAACTTATAATCTTATAGAACCAGGAAAATTGGGTATAGAAGTGATCAAGAGTATTGTGGTTGATCAGGGTTCTTTGGTCAGGTTGGATTCGCTGTTACTTGCACTTCGTGGAGGAACTTCTACAAATGGAGCATACAAGGATACAACTTGGTTCAACATTGATCAGCAAGTGGACTGGGAAAGTAAGTTGAATTATTTGGCGGATACTACCAGAGAATTCCTAATCACAGGGATCGATCAAGCTGGTTGTGAAATCAGCGACAGAGTTAGAGTCTTGGTTAGAATTATTAAAGATGTGTGGTGGCCAACTGTCATATCTGCTAATGGAGATAATCTGAATGATCATTTCAATGTTTATGGTAAACGAGTTAGAAATGTAAGATTGCTTCAGATTTACGACAGATGGGGCTCACAGGTCTATTCTCAAACTAATCTTCCTGATGGTAATACAAACAGATCTGTTGGTTGGTCTGGTGACTTTAAAGGAAAGAAAGCTCTTCCAGGGGTATATGTTTTCTATGCAGAGATAGAATATGAAGGATCTACTGGATTTGAGAAAGTAAAAGGAGAGTTTACTCTGCTTCGATAA
- a CDS encoding heavy metal translocating P-type ATPase metal-binding domain-containing protein, with protein MSVLIESDLKCYHCGDKCDDSICIEDKVFCCYGCKTVYDLLNQNQLCDYYNFQQGAGLKVKSIKSDRFAYLDRIEISSKFIIFKDKEWAHLKFEVPQMHCISCLWLLENLHKLNSNILSSKVDFNRKIVKVVINSDFLSVREVVELMSSIGYEPYISLEKMDEKSPKMVDRSLIYRIGIAGFCFANIMLLSFPEYLGLEISKDKDLGLTFRYLNVILALPVFFYGAAEFFKMTWIGIKRRYLNIDAPVSLAIVVTFVRSVYEIFSGIGPGFLDSMSGIVFFMLVGRYFQSKTKASLSFDHDYKTYFPVAVTKLDHGKEVPVLLHEISVSDVLKLRHDEICPVDGILSKGEAKIDYSFITGESDEKRIDTGGMIYQGGRVIDASIEILALKPFSKNSFVDLWNNQVFYQEKQDQSVIHKLSSYFSILVFLISFIAGTYWYFIDPSKSIHALSSVLIVACPCSLLLTSSFTNGYILQLFSKYGLYLKNHLVIESLAGIDTIVFDKTGTLTEPESKDIEFVGSNLTHEQLNLLISSIDNSSHPLGKMIASKYKSHSIFIPDHYKEFRHLGLESKIGNSNIKMGNKMFVLGQPEENSTESIVYCSIDERFLGKFLLKQKLRENIGDTLRNLSGYQLRVLSGDTVMKLENISSLLPSNTSLLASQSPLMKRQYVEGLQLSGKKVLMVGDGLNDAGALKQSDCGIAVVNDSFCFSPASDALLAGDHLFRIHSILKVARKSQLLIRVVFAYSIIYNIIGVGFAVSAQLTPFVAAILMPISSISIILLSYFMVKMLENKYFYKYINN; from the coding sequence ATGAGTGTTTTGATTGAATCTGATTTAAAGTGTTATCACTGCGGTGATAAATGCGATGATTCAATTTGTATAGAAGACAAAGTTTTTTGTTGCTATGGTTGTAAAACAGTTTATGATTTGCTGAATCAAAATCAATTATGTGATTATTATAACTTTCAACAAGGGGCGGGACTAAAAGTGAAGTCCATAAAATCTGACCGATTTGCATATCTCGATCGGATTGAAATTTCCAGTAAGTTTATTATATTTAAAGATAAAGAATGGGCGCATCTTAAATTTGAAGTTCCTCAGATGCATTGCATTTCATGCCTTTGGCTACTTGAAAATCTTCACAAATTGAATTCAAATATTTTGAGTTCAAAAGTCGATTTTAATAGAAAAATAGTAAAGGTTGTGATCAATTCAGATTTCCTGAGCGTGCGGGAAGTGGTTGAGTTAATGAGTTCAATAGGGTACGAGCCATATATTTCATTGGAGAAAATGGATGAGAAATCTCCAAAGATGGTAGACCGATCTTTGATTTACAGGATTGGCATCGCTGGCTTTTGTTTCGCCAATATAATGCTTTTGAGTTTTCCGGAATATTTAGGATTGGAGATATCAAAAGATAAAGATTTGGGTTTAACATTCAGATATTTAAATGTTATTCTTGCTTTACCTGTCTTTTTTTATGGTGCAGCGGAATTTTTTAAAATGACCTGGATTGGTATCAAACGCCGATACCTAAACATTGATGCACCCGTTTCTCTGGCCATTGTGGTAACTTTTGTAAGAAGTGTTTATGAAATTTTTTCCGGAATCGGACCAGGATTTCTGGACAGTATGTCTGGAATTGTTTTTTTTATGTTGGTTGGAAGGTATTTTCAATCGAAAACCAAAGCTTCATTATCATTTGATCATGATTATAAAACTTATTTTCCTGTTGCAGTTACCAAGCTGGACCATGGCAAAGAGGTACCCGTTTTACTTCATGAAATTTCTGTGTCTGATGTTTTAAAGTTACGACATGATGAAATTTGTCCAGTGGATGGAATCTTGTCAAAAGGGGAGGCAAAAATAGATTACAGTTTTATTACCGGAGAAAGTGACGAAAAAAGAATAGATACAGGAGGAATGATTTATCAGGGAGGAAGGGTTATAGATGCCTCCATAGAAATTCTAGCTCTTAAACCTTTTTCGAAGAACAGTTTTGTTGACCTTTGGAACAACCAGGTTTTTTATCAGGAAAAGCAAGATCAGTCAGTCATTCATAAATTGAGCAGTTATTTTTCAATACTTGTGTTTTTGATTTCATTTATTGCAGGTACCTACTGGTATTTTATAGATCCTTCGAAATCTATTCACGCATTGAGTTCAGTATTGATCGTGGCATGTCCATGTTCTCTTTTATTAACTTCGAGTTTCACTAATGGGTATATACTTCAATTATTCTCAAAATACGGCTTATACCTAAAGAATCATTTGGTTATTGAATCTTTGGCTGGAATCGATACAATTGTTTTTGATAAAACCGGAACGCTCACAGAACCTGAGTCAAAGGATATTGAATTTGTAGGATCAAATTTGACTCATGAGCAATTAAATTTATTGATTTCTTCAATAGATAATTCAAGTCACCCTTTGGGTAAAATGATTGCTTCCAAATATAAAAGTCACTCAATTTTTATACCTGACCATTATAAGGAGTTTCGACATCTTGGTTTAGAATCTAAAATTGGAAATTCCAATATAAAAATGGGTAACAAAATGTTTGTTCTGGGTCAACCTGAAGAGAACTCGACTGAATCTATTGTATATTGCTCGATTGATGAAAGATTCCTTGGTAAATTTCTATTAAAACAAAAACTTAGGGAAAACATAGGTGATACACTTCGAAATTTATCCGGATATCAATTAAGAGTATTAAGTGGTGACACCGTAATGAAACTTGAAAATATTTCCTCACTTCTTCCATCAAATACATCACTACTGGCAAGTCAATCTCCTCTGATGAAGAGACAGTATGTGGAAGGTTTGCAATTGTCAGGGAAGAAGGTATTAATGGTTGGAGATGGATTAAATGACGCAGGAGCTTTAAAACAGAGTGATTGTGGCATCGCAGTAGTAAATGATTCATTTTGTTTTTCTCCGGCTTCAGATGCTTTACTCGCGGGTGATCATTTGTTTAGGATCCATTCCATTTTGAAAGTTGCCCGCAAATCGCAACTGCTCATAAGAGTGGTATTTGCCTATTCGATCATTTACAATATCATTGGAGTTGGCTTTGCGGTATCCGCTCAGCTTACACCTTTTGTAGCCGCAATTTTGATGCCCATTTCATCCATTAGTATAATTTTGTTAAGCTATTTTATGGTAAAAATGCTTGAAAATAAATATTTTTATAAATATATAAATAATTGA
- the ccoS gene encoding cbb3-type cytochrome oxidase assembly protein CcoS: MKVIILLLLISLAVAIFFLVAFIWGVQDGQFDDDYAPPRRILFDSKDINHID; encoded by the coding sequence TTGAAGGTCATTATATTACTTTTACTAATAAGCTTGGCTGTTGCCATCTTTTTTTTGGTTGCATTTATTTGGGGCGTTCAAGATGGTCAGTTTGATGATGATTATGCCCCCCCTCGTAGAATTTTATTTGATTCAAAAGACATTAACCACATAGATTAG
- the ccoN gene encoding cytochrome-c oxidase, cbb3-type subunit I has translation MELQKFYYDNTNVRNFAYATVIWGIVGFLLGVIIAFQLAFPSWNLGFSFTTFGRLRPIHTNAVIFAFVGNGIFTGVYYSLQRLLKTRMWSDTLSKIHFWGWQSIIVLAAVTLALGLTEGKEYAELIWPIDILIALIWVIFGINMFGTILTRRERHMYVAIWFYIGTWITVAMLHIVNSFAIPTSLTHSYSFFAGVQDALVQWWYGHNAVAFFLTTPYLGIMYYFVPKAANRPVYSYKWSIIHFWALIFIYIWAGPHHLLYTALPDWAQSLGTVFSIMLILPSWGGMLNGLFTLRGAWDKVKEDPVLKMFVVALTCYGMSTFEGPMMSLKNVNAISHYTDWTIAHVHIGALGWNGFLTFGMLYWLVPRIYNTKLYSTKMANTHFLIGVIAILLYAIPMYWSAFSQAFMWKQFTEAGQLKYQFLETVTKIIPLYIVRGLGGTVFLYGAGLMVYNLYKTVQSGKFQADEPAEGLALKSQPLTVMQTYWHNIIERKPLMMLVLSLLVVAIGGLIELVPTFLVKSNIPTIASVKPYTPLELQGRDLYIREGCYNCHSQMIRPFRDEVARYGEFSKGGEFVYDHPFQWGSKRTGPDLARIGGKYTDSWHYLHMREPALISPGSIMPAYPWLYENDLDLNTTPAKIRAMQTLGVPYPEKYDEKANDDLQAQAIEVYRRLKAEKIDADPNKEIIALIAYMQRMGVDGRLNQNK, from the coding sequence ATGGAGCTACAGAAATTTTATTACGACAACACCAATGTTAGAAATTTTGCTTACGCAACTGTTATTTGGGGTATTGTTGGTTTTTTACTGGGAGTCATAATTGCCTTTCAATTGGCTTTTCCTTCCTGGAATCTAGGGTTCTCTTTCACCACTTTTGGCAGATTGAGGCCCATCCATACGAATGCGGTAATTTTTGCTTTTGTAGGCAACGGAATATTCACAGGTGTGTACTATTCACTCCAACGACTTTTAAAAACTCGAATGTGGAGTGACACACTTAGTAAAATTCATTTTTGGGGATGGCAATCAATTATTGTATTGGCGGCTGTTACCCTTGCCCTTGGACTTACAGAAGGAAAAGAATACGCCGAACTAATTTGGCCTATAGACATCCTGATTGCATTAATCTGGGTCATTTTCGGAATCAATATGTTTGGGACCATATTAACCAGACGGGAGCGGCACATGTATGTGGCCATTTGGTTTTATATAGGAACTTGGATAACGGTTGCCATGCTTCACATCGTCAATTCGTTTGCAATTCCAACATCCTTAACACACAGCTACAGTTTTTTCGCAGGTGTTCAAGATGCATTGGTACAATGGTGGTATGGACATAATGCCGTGGCGTTCTTTTTGACAACACCTTACTTAGGGATCATGTATTACTTTGTTCCCAAAGCAGCAAATCGCCCGGTATATTCCTATAAATGGAGTATTATACATTTTTGGGCATTAATTTTTATTTACATCTGGGCAGGTCCTCATCATTTATTGTACACAGCCTTACCTGATTGGGCGCAGTCATTAGGAACGGTTTTTAGTATTATGCTCATTTTACCAAGTTGGGGTGGAATGTTGAATGGTTTATTTACATTAAGAGGTGCTTGGGATAAGGTCAAGGAAGATCCGGTTTTGAAAATGTTTGTAGTGGCCTTGACTTGTTACGGAATGAGCACCTTCGAAGGACCTATGATGTCTTTGAAAAACGTAAACGCAATTTCACATTACACAGATTGGACCATTGCACATGTTCATATCGGGGCCTTGGGTTGGAATGGGTTTTTGACTTTTGGTATGTTGTATTGGTTGGTTCCAAGAATTTACAATACTAAATTATATTCAACCAAAATGGCCAATACGCATTTTCTGATTGGTGTAATTGCGATTTTATTGTATGCGATACCAATGTATTGGAGTGCATTTTCTCAAGCTTTCATGTGGAAACAATTTACGGAAGCCGGTCAGTTGAAATATCAGTTTTTGGAGACGGTTACCAAAATAATTCCGCTGTATATCGTAAGGGGTTTGGGAGGAACAGTTTTTCTTTATGGTGCGGGATTGATGGTTTATAATTTATATAAAACAGTCCAATCCGGTAAATTTCAGGCTGACGAACCTGCTGAAGGTCTTGCCTTGAAAAGCCAACCACTCACAGTTATGCAAACTTATTGGCACAACATTATAGAACGCAAACCTCTAATGATGTTGGTTTTAAGTTTATTGGTGGTTGCCATAGGAGGTTTAATTGAATTAGTTCCTACTTTTTTAGTGAAGTCAAATATACCCACAATAGCTTCAGTTAAACCCTATACACCTTTAGAGTTACAAGGTCGGGATCTATACATACGGGAGGGTTGTTACAATTGCCATTCCCAGATGATACGGCCATTCAGGGATGAGGTAGCTCGTTATGGAGAATTTTCAAAAGGAGGTGAGTTTGTATATGACCATCCTTTCCAATGGGGCAGTAAACGAACCGGCCCGGATTTGGCAAGGATAGGAGGTAAATACACGGACAGCTGGCATTATTTGCATATGCGTGAACCTGCGTTGATCTCTCCGGGATCTATAATGCCGGCCTACCCATGGCTATATGAAAATGATCTTGATTTAAATACTACCCCGGCCAAGATTAGAGCTATGCAGACATTGGGGGTACCATATCCGGAAAAATATGATGAAAAAGCAAATGATGATCTGCAGGCTCAGGCAATAGAAGTTTATAGGAGATTGAAAGCTGAGAAAATTGATGCGGATCCCAATAAAGAAATTATTGCATTGATTGCTTATATGCAAAGAATGGGAGTTGATGGAAGGTTAAATCAAAATAAATAA
- a CDS encoding CcoQ/FixQ family Cbb3-type cytochrome c oxidase assembly chaperone, producing the protein MKFKNYLCSIDHVNIYPLVGLVLFVSFFVFVLIYVVSMKKEESSQYAKIPLES; encoded by the coding sequence ATGAAATTCAAGAATTATTTATGCTCAATTGATCATGTTAATATTTATCCCTTGGTGGGTTTGGTCTTGTTTGTTAGTTTTTTTGTATTTGTATTGATTTATGTGGTTTCTATGAAAAAGGAAGAATCCAGTCAATACGCTAAAATTCCATTGGAGTCTTAA